From Deltaproteobacteria bacterium, the proteins below share one genomic window:
- a CDS encoding SDR family NAD(P)-dependent oxidoreductase produces the protein MPKVVLITGASSGFGRSTAEHLSENGLCVWGTSRKAGAPAAVAGYTMVGMDVRDAVSVNNAVATVVEREGRIDVLVNNAGISLVSPLEETPLETVHAVLDVNLYGVLRVCQAAAPVMRQNGGGTIINISSIGGLMGLPFRGVYSASKFALEGLTESLSMELQAFGISVCMIEPGDFKTSIDQNRLEVVLGEDSPYGGMSAAVEEIANLQVKKAAGPALMGPTIYKIIHSRKRRLRYKIGSPTEKLSVLLKKVLPGRMFEKIILGYYKS, from the coding sequence ATGCCGAAAGTCGTATTGATCACAGGGGCATCTTCTGGGTTCGGCAGGTCCACGGCCGAACACCTGTCTGAAAACGGCCTGTGCGTGTGGGGGACGAGCCGCAAAGCCGGTGCTCCCGCTGCTGTCGCCGGCTACACCATGGTCGGCATGGACGTACGGGATGCCGTGTCCGTCAACAACGCCGTCGCAACCGTCGTCGAACGGGAGGGGCGTATCGATGTACTCGTCAACAACGCCGGAATCAGCCTGGTCAGCCCGCTCGAGGAAACCCCGCTCGAAACCGTTCACGCGGTCTTGGATGTCAATCTCTACGGCGTTCTCCGGGTATGCCAGGCGGCGGCACCGGTCATGCGGCAGAACGGCGGCGGGACTATCATTAACATCAGCTCTATCGGCGGTCTCATGGGCCTTCCGTTCAGGGGGGTCTATTCTGCCAGCAAGTTTGCCCTGGAGGGATTGACCGAGTCCCTCAGCATGGAATTGCAGGCGTTCGGCATTTCGGTGTGCATGATCGAACCCGGTGATTTCAAGACGAGCATCGATCAGAACAGGCTCGAGGTCGTCCTGGGGGAGGATTCGCCCTACGGCGGCATGAGCGCCGCGGTGGAGGAAATAGCGAATCTGCAGGTGAAAAAGGCCGCCGGTCCGGCATTGATGGGCCCGACCATCTACAAAATCATCCACAGCAGGAAACGCAGGCTGCGCTACAAAATCGGTTCACCCACCGAAAAGCTGTCCGTCCTGCTGAAAAAAGTGCTGCCCGGCCGCATGTTTGAAAAAATCATTCTCGGCTACTACAAATCCTGA
- a CDS encoding carboxypeptidase-like regulatory domain-containing protein → MAIELPAGQMGCGRFFNPLLAVFLLVFAGCSGGGGGGADVPNVSVDIHVSAHYLDRVYDDDQRYYRIEAVTNDTTRTVSVTREHDISEGFWTSDNTWAFDTVIEVPEGDGTFYFVLHKVANDQDEDFWASENFGQSGQQDYRIDLIPEFSEMHYHIEGVILKDNGSFQGVDVILIPGGRSCVTDSLGAYSFSDVPNGTYTVKPEKDGYTFTPSSREVTIKFASSLMENFDASQP, encoded by the coding sequence ATGGCAATAGAGTTACCTGCGGGGCAGATGGGTTGCGGACGCTTTTTCAACCCGTTACTGGCCGTTTTCCTCCTGGTTTTCGCAGGATGCTCGGGCGGGGGCGGCGGGGGTGCCGACGTCCCCAACGTTTCGGTGGATATCCATGTGTCGGCCCACTATCTGGACCGGGTGTATGACGACGATCAACGCTATTACCGCATCGAGGCCGTGACGAACGATACGACCAGGACCGTCAGCGTGACCAGAGAACATGACATCTCAGAAGGCTTCTGGACGTCGGACAATACATGGGCCTTCGATACCGTCATCGAAGTCCCCGAAGGAGACGGCACCTTCTATTTCGTCCTGCACAAAGTCGCCAACGACCAAGACGAGGATTTTTGGGCGTCGGAGAATTTCGGGCAGTCAGGTCAACAAGATTACCGTATCGATTTAATTCCCGAATTCAGCGAGATGCACTATCATATCGAGGGCGTCATACTCAAAGACAATGGCTCTTTCCAAGGGGTGGACGTCATTCTAATTCCCGGGGGCCGGTCGTGTGTAACCGATTCTTTGGGAGCATATTCCTTCTCGGATGTTCCCAACGGGACGTACACGGTGAAGCCGGAAAAGGACGGATACACATTCACCCCCAGCTCAAGAGAAGTGACCATCAAGTTTGCAAGTTCGCTGATGGAAAATTTTGATGCATCTCAACCATAA
- a CDS encoding MFS transporter, which translates to MEKGSTLPVAGFPGLRWQMPAVLMLTVLVSYLDRMNITYAIAKIGAEYGWTTKEIGSYGGLLMSIFYVGYGLANILLSPLGARFGPRKSLMVIIVLFSFFTTLSAPVAMMFTAFIIVRIFLGFAEGIHFPMNNIVIRNWFPAHERSRANGIWLLGLFLSMVLAPFVVVPIIEHWGYRVMFYTLGIAGLLISIPAVMAFIHDTPEDHPGISKNELAYIQAGMEDEEPATTTVWAGYRSFFGKSAYWMAMLAGTTNNMVAFGLLSWLPTFFTEGKGLPFSSLTWASSIPYSLSLVGIMLWSYVGDKTNKRAYLAGMGFFGAGICAYFAITANNIYLAVAIFTLTIFIQVTYACNEYAIIQRIVPRQNLAAGVGFYNGICMLLGGAIGPVIVGQVLAATGSYTSAILSISFLCVLGGVFMIILGKMIDY; encoded by the coding sequence ATGGAAAAAGGTTCGACTCTCCCGGTGGCAGGTTTCCCCGGGCTGCGGTGGCAGATGCCGGCGGTATTAATGCTCACGGTCCTGGTCTCATATCTCGACCGCATGAACATCACCTATGCCATCGCCAAAATAGGGGCCGAGTACGGCTGGACAACCAAGGAAATAGGCAGCTATGGCGGCCTCTTGATGAGCATCTTCTACGTGGGATACGGGCTGGCCAACATACTGCTGAGTCCTCTGGGCGCCAGGTTCGGCCCCCGGAAAAGCCTGATGGTCATCATCGTTCTGTTTTCCTTTTTCACGACGTTGAGCGCACCGGTCGCCATGATGTTCACCGCTTTCATCATCGTGCGCATCTTCCTCGGCTTTGCCGAAGGCATCCACTTTCCCATGAACAACATCGTCATCCGCAACTGGTTTCCGGCTCACGAGAGATCCCGGGCCAACGGCATCTGGTTGCTTGGGCTGTTTCTATCCATGGTGCTGGCGCCCTTTGTCGTTGTCCCCATCATCGAACACTGGGGATATCGCGTCATGTTCTACACGCTGGGCATTGCCGGCCTGCTGATTTCCATACCCGCCGTCATGGCTTTCATTCACGACACCCCTGAAGACCACCCCGGAATTTCCAAAAATGAACTGGCATATATCCAAGCGGGCATGGAAGATGAGGAACCGGCAACCACCACCGTCTGGGCCGGCTATCGGTCCTTTTTCGGCAAAAGCGCCTACTGGATGGCCATGCTGGCCGGAACGACCAACAACATGGTGGCCTTTGGTCTGCTGAGCTGGCTGCCGACTTTCTTCACCGAGGGCAAGGGGCTGCCCTTTTCGAGCCTCACATGGGCCAGCTCCATCCCATACTCCCTTTCGCTCGTCGGCATCATGCTCTGGTCCTATGTGGGGGACAAAACCAACAAGAGGGCCTACCTGGCCGGCATGGGATTCTTCGGTGCCGGCATTTGCGCCTACTTCGCCATTACGGCAAACAACATCTACCTCGCCGTAGCCATCTTTACGTTGACCATATTCATCCAGGTGACCTATGCCTGCAACGAATACGCCATCATCCAGCGCATCGTCCCCAGGCAGAACCTGGCAGCCGGCGTGGGATTTTACAACGGCATCTGCATGCTCCTGGGCGGCGCCATCGGACCGGTAATCGTCGGCCAGGTCCTGGCCGCAACGGGCAGCTACACCTCGGCGATATTGTCCATCTCATTTCTGTGCGTCCTGGGAGGCGTTTTTATGATAATACTGGGAAAAATGATCGACTATTAA
- a CDS encoding HAD-IIA family hydrolase: MTPLENQSYQKSFILDMDGVVYTGSALIPGAREFVGRMMQGDFKFIFLTNNSFHTPLALKERLADMGIDVPEGCFYTSAMATATFLEMQRPEGCSAYVIGGPGILEELEKRNIDVTADRPDYVILAETDVYDYEKIIEATWLIQEGAKFIATNQDVTGPNRRGPIPACGALVAPIEKATGVFPYFLGKPNPAMYFWARKKLGVHSANCFMIGDRMDTDIVGGLESGMTTCLVLSGVTSREEMDRFPYRPDYVYNRLGEIDPAAILSKRARVENRE; encoded by the coding sequence ATGACACCTTTGGAAAATCAGAGCTACCAGAAATCGTTTATTTTGGACATGGACGGCGTCGTGTACACGGGGTCGGCCTTGATTCCCGGCGCCAGAGAGTTTGTCGGAAGAATGATGCAGGGGGACTTCAAGTTCATTTTTCTGACCAACAATTCGTTTCACACGCCCCTGGCACTGAAAGAGCGCCTTGCAGACATGGGCATCGATGTCCCCGAGGGCTGTTTTTACACGTCGGCAATGGCCACCGCCACCTTTCTCGAAATGCAGCGGCCGGAGGGGTGTTCGGCCTACGTCATCGGCGGCCCCGGGATTTTGGAAGAACTGGAAAAAAGGAACATCGACGTCACCGCCGACAGGCCGGATTATGTCATCCTGGCTGAAACGGATGTCTATGATTATGAGAAAATTATCGAGGCGACCTGGCTGATTCAGGAGGGCGCAAAGTTCATCGCCACCAATCAGGATGTCACCGGTCCCAACCGGCGGGGACCCATACCGGCGTGCGGTGCGCTGGTGGCGCCCATCGAAAAGGCTACCGGTGTCTTCCCGTATTTTCTGGGAAAGCCGAACCCGGCCATGTATTTCTGGGCAAGGAAGAAATTGGGGGTTCATTCGGCCAACTGTTTCATGATCGGCGACAGAATGGATACGGACATCGTCGGCGGACTGGAATCCGGCATGACAACCTGCCTGGTTCTGTCCGGGGTGACCTCCAGGGAAGAGATGGACCGTTTCCCGTATCGGCCCGATTATGTTTACAACCGCCTCGGTGAGATCGACCCGGCCGCCATCCTGTCGAAAAGGGCCAGGGTGGAAAACCGGGAGTGA